The Salinigranum rubrum genome contains the following window.
GTCTTCGATTTCGATGCCGAGTTTCGAGAGACTTCGTGAGACCCGCTGAAGGTCTCTCGTGCTTTCGCCAACCGCCAGTACGTGGAGGTTCCGGCGGCCGGTCATTAACGAACGGACGTTGATCACGCCGGGGATAGTCCGTGCCTCGTGGGCCAGCGCCTCTCGCTCTGGGACGGGAACGTTACACAGGTAGAGATTCCTGAGGTTACTTCCGGCCGCCTCGAAGTCGATGTGTGTTCGATACCCCTGGATGATACCACAGTCTTCGAGTCTCTCAATCCGATTGCGAACCGTCGCACCCGAAACGTCTGCGCTCTCGGCGATCGAAGTGGCTGTAGCCCGACCGTCTTGCATGAGGGAATAGATGATGCGACGGTCCAAATCATCGAGTCGGTACCCCTCTTCGTGAAGCGTCATGACCCTCGTCTCCGAGTCGATTTTAAAAATCGAAATTTTCCACCGTGTTTTTGACTCTCTCGCTTCATACTACTTCATCAGATTCGGAGGCACAAATAGCATATGGACAATCACTCATCGTATTTCTCTCCCGGGGCTCTACAGAGCGGGTTCATCCTGATCGTCTACTATCCAAGACAACTCATGTAGGCGAATTCTTGGATAGTGGAACAAGAACGGACGTTCGAGAGTCGGTCTGAAGCAGTTCCCAGTCACGGATTCGGTCAAGTTCACGCATCACAGGCCCGCTATACCCTCTATAGTCTCAACTTCCACAGGATCCCAAAAGTCGAGACCAGTACTCTCAATGCATACGTACTCAGCTCCCATCCCTCAACTGTGGGTTTTACTCAGAGAGTTTCGTGGGTGTACTCCTCCTTCTAGCGTACTGATTGGGGGTCAAATCGGGGGTAATTGTGGCTGTAACGAAGGCTCAAGCTGATTCCAACGTTGCGTGCGGTCCCCCAAGCGAAACATATTAGCATATACTTGTATAAGCTATAGCTGATATGAGTAAGGGCACAATCACTGACGAAACCGCGGAAGGGACCGACACCTGCTGTGCACCGCCCCGAGACATCGACTCGGACGCCATGGCCACGGACCTCCAACTACTGACCGCGATGGGGAACGACACGCGATACGAACTGCTTCGGCGCATCACGAACGCCGACGATGGCGTCTGCGTCTGCGATCTCGAAGCCGCAGTCGGAGTCAGCCAGAGCGCCGTCAGCCAAGCACTTTCCCGCTTGTACACCGCAGGACTAGTCACGCGCCGTAAAGAGGGGTCCTGGCGGTACTATGAACCGACTGAGACGACTGCTGCCCTCCTCGAAACACTCGACGACCTGCGAGGTACCCATGAGTAACGATACTGATCCCGTAGCCGGTGACCGCGACCCCGAGGAGGCTCGGAAGATGGTGCGCGAACGCTACGGGACCATCGCTACGGACGGTAAGGACTGCTGTGTCGGTGTCGATGTCGCCGACCAGGGTGCGTGCTGTGACGGCAACGAAGACGCGACTGGGAGCGAACGCCTCGGGTACGATACGGACGATATCGCGTCGGTCGCCGACGGTGCAGACCTCGGCCTCGGGTGTGGAAACCCGAAGGCATTCGCCGAGATGGCACCCGGTGAGACAGTACTCGACCTAGGCTCAGGTGCGGGCTTCGACTGCTTCCTCGCTGCACAGGAGGTCTGTCCGGACGGCCGCGTCATCGGTGTCGACATGACACCAGAGATGGTCTCGAAAGCGAGAGAGAACGTCGCGAAGAACGACGCCGACAACGTCGAGTTTCGACTCGGCGAGATCAGCCACCTCCCCGTTGCCGATACGACCATCGATGTCGTTATCTCGAACTGCGTCATCAATCTCGCCCCGGAGAAACAGCTCGTGTTCGACGACGCCTATCGTGTCCTCAAGCCCGGTGGGCGCGTCGCCATCTCAGATGTCGTCCAAACCGCGCCGTTCCCCGACGACATCAAGATGGACCCGGACTCGCTAACTGGCTGCGTCGCCGGTGCGTCGACCGTTGCGGATCTCGAAGCGATGCTCGCCAGTGCCGGCTTCGAAGCGATCGAGATCGCGCCCAAAGATGAGAGCACCGAGTTCATCAGTGATTGGGATGCCGATCGCGACCTCGGTGACTACCTCGTGTCGGCTACTATCGAGGCCCGGAAGCCACCACAAGATCGCTAACTAACAGAAAAGTACTGGCAGCCTTGCCCAGTTGGGAATTGTGCGATCCGGGGATCGAACGAACCCTCCGATTACGCCTACGCTACGGTTCGTCCGGATAGAACTCGTCGAACAACATCTCGACGCGTCGCTCTATGTCGTCACGAATATCGCGGACAGTGTCGAGGTCTTGCCCGTACGGATGTCTAACGCCCAGTCTCTAACGTCGACGTTCTCCGCGTCCAGTTCCAGCGTCGAACAGCCCATCGTGGCGACGACATCGCACGATTCGAACTCGTCAGTCGAAACCCCCCGCGGTGTCCGGTTCGAGAGATCGATGTCTCGCTCACGCATGACCGTGATCACTTCGTCGTGAACGCTTTCAGCCGGGTGTGAACCGCCGGTAAGGATCTCGATATTGTCCCCTCATTCTCGCCGGTCGCGTTCCCGCTCAGCGAACGCAGCCGACATCTGGCTACGCCCCGCATTCTGTACACACACAACCCCCAACTTCGTCGATGATGCTGTATCCATGGACAATTCCCTCTTTGATACCGTGTTAAGCGCTCCTATGAGTATCGGCGCCCAGATCCAGATCGCCTGTTCGCCCTCTTTGACGTAGCGGTCGAACTCGTTTCGCCAGGTGTTGTACCCTGCAACCTTCGTCGCCTCCGGACACTGGAGTTCGATGAGGAGCGTATTTCGGTGTGAGTAGTCGTGGAATCGAGACTGGACGTCGAGCCACTGCTGGAACTCTTCGGTCGCCGTGGCTTCGTCGACGAGGTCGATGAGATCCTCGACCCATTCTTCTATCGTGCTGTGCATCTCGTCGCGTCGGGTGTCGGTGTCGCTGAACGACACCGGTGGGTAGTCACTCGTCGCCATGATTTCCGTCGAGACGTCCCGATTCGGAACGCCCCGCACCCTGTCAGGGGCCGATAAAATGTACTGAGCGCAGAGTGGTTCGTGAGCTCTACTCAATCGAACCCGTCGCAAGCAAGTTCTCGCGAACCGCGTCACGGCTGGTCATCAGTTCCCGTTATCGCTGATATTCGTCAGGGTACCAGTTCGTCGCAGTCCGAATCGAATTCGATGACGAGGAGCAGTACGAGCGGTTGAAAGCGTTGAAGAAACACCGTGGATTGACGTGGAAAGGATTGCTTCTCGAAGGCGAGAAGAAGGTTCGGGAGGATATCCCGGAGTAAGCGTCTAACGTGGTTCGTGAAATGTAGTGTCGGATTCACGCCCGGCCTAAAGGCCGGGGTTCTCTCCGTGAATCAGGTAGGTGCCATGAGGCCCGCTTTCATCGCGTCGGAGAACCCTGTCAGTGACGAGACGCTGAAGAACGCGAGTGGTCGGTTCGTGTGACCACTCCGCTTCTGAGGCGATCCAGTTCTCCGTCCTGGGCTCTGAGAGCTGACGAGCGACCATCCGAACTCGGTCTTCCCCCGTGGTCTGGTTCTTGAGAAGCCCTCTATGTTTATCGTCTTCGTTCTCCGCCATGCGCCAGCTTTCGAGTTGTATCTTGATATCGGTTGAGGAGATTCATCGTATTTCGAACTGCTGGTATAGG
Protein-coding sequences here:
- a CDS encoding Lrp/AsnC family transcriptional regulator — protein: MTLHEEGYRLDDLDRRIIYSLMQDGRATATSIAESADVSGATVRNRIERLEDCGIIQGYRTHIDFEAAGSNLRNLYLCNVPVPEREALAHEARTIPGVINVRSLMTGRRNLHVLAVGESTRDLQRVSRSLSKLGIEIEDEDLLEDELFNPYEPFNPDDSPRAPALNDFIDLTGNARILTVNVSSDAQVVGMSLEEANQTGVLDEDTLVIAIERGDEEIMPHGYTVIKPDDIVTLLSHHQTDARAYEAFQSPSQQEASS
- a CDS encoding arsenite methyltransferase; this translates as MSNDTDPVAGDRDPEEARKMVRERYGTIATDGKDCCVGVDVADQGACCDGNEDATGSERLGYDTDDIASVADGADLGLGCGNPKAFAEMAPGETVLDLGSGAGFDCFLAAQEVCPDGRVIGVDMTPEMVSKARENVAKNDADNVEFRLGEISHLPVADTTIDVVISNCVINLAPEKQLVFDDAYRVLKPGGRVAISDVVQTAPFPDDIKMDPDSLTGCVAGASTVADLEAMLASAGFEAIEIAPKDESTEFISDWDADRDLGDYLVSATIEARKPPQDR
- a CDS encoding ArsR/SmtB family transcription factor, encoding MSKGTITDETAEGTDTCCAPPRDIDSDAMATDLQLLTAMGNDTRYELLRRITNADDGVCVCDLEAAVGVSQSAVSQALSRLYTAGLVTRRKEGSWRYYEPTETTAALLETLDDLRGTHE